The sequence acatcctcatcaatctcaccatttttCTGTATtatggacccaagatacttgaaactatctctctttgGAATGTCCTGGGGGTCGAGCTTCACTACCGCGTCCATCTCATGTTCCCTGTCACTGAAATTACACTCCAAATATTTATATTTCGTCATGGTCCTGCccaacctaaatcctttagaaTCCAGGGTTCGCcccaaacctccaacttagcaTTAACTCCTCCGCGAGTCTTGTCAATCAAAACGACGtaatccgcaaataacatacaccaaggcacctcaccttgaactTACCGTGTCGAAACATCCATCATAATGCAAATAAAAAGGGGCTAAGGGACAAACCTAGGTGCAACCCCATCAATACAGGAAATTGCATCGAGTCTCCTCCCACAGTTATTACACGCATCTTagctccatcgtacatgtccttaattgacCAAAAAGgtcagcccagtgcactaaagcccCCGCTATGCGCAAGGTCCAAGGAAGGGCCTAACTACGCAGCCTTACTTTGCATTGCATTTCTGCCATAGGTTGTGTCCAAgacttgaacctgtgacctcctggttacatggcaacaactttaccggttactccaagTCTCCCTTCGTCCACTAGATAAAATAATGTCCAATTTATGCTAGCAAAGGGTGGGACAAGGGGAATATAAGAAACTTTTTAGAAGACTCTCTACAGAAGGCATGCATAACTACTTTGTTATATCCAATGAAGTAGAACATaaagctataaaaaaaattaccttcaAGACATGTTGGGCAGACATCTTCATCTTCTGAATAATAATAGATATGAGCATCTCCAGAAGCCATTTTAGCGGTTGAGAATTCCACAGAAGATTTGTTGTATTCTTTTGATCCTTCTTCAAATGTAGGCTGACTCCATTTTTTTACATCACTTAATGATTCAGGGTCATCAAAACTTCTTTGTAGTGGTTCAGTTTCCTCATGTGAGTGGCTTGAGCCTTTCTCCATTCTTGGGATTTGTCCATCTTGTTGCAAGCGGAAATATCTTGGATCAGCATCATAAGGCAGTGGTCTAGGAGGAGAGCGGTACATGTCAGATAGTGAGTCATTATTAGATGCTGTAGAACTCAAAGATGCTGCACCTTGATCAGATGAAGGAACGACATGTCTTCCTCCTCTCGGGAAAAGTGATGCATACTGCAAGATAAAAAAATGAAGATCTGTAAATTCTATGGCAGATAAAAGAGAGTCGTTATCATCAAGACCTATTCAGTGAATGAAAAAAGTCTTGATATGAAGCTGATGACGATCTAAATACAAGACTATACTCAAAGATAACATTATGTGATAAATAGACCTAAACAGATTATGCAGATAAGTTCAGCTACCCGGAGACACTCAAAAGATTTAATATTTAGTTCCTTATTTTCCATCAGTGAGAGCTGTGGATGGTGAGCCTTATTGAAATAGTAAAGTCGTTTCATCATCTGATAGAGGGCAGAGAAAACCTATTTGCAATTCAAAGGAGGAATCCCATGGACAGAATCTGTTAGCATATGGAATCTAAATGTTGGATTTTCTCCAGAGCCTGAAATCAGTCCCTTTTCTCGTTTCAACTTCTTTAGAAAACACAGCATGTCCTAAGTGATTTAGACCAACCTTTCAAGCAAAATATAGCAAAAGAAACACCCAATACTGCTCCAACTTAGTACCAAGCAATGGCAAAATTAACTTACTACTTGCTGCAAATATCAGCATTCCTATCTAAATGGAATCTAAGAAGCAAATGTGTTTGAGTCTCACTGTTCAAAATATACAAGTATTATCAATTTCAACCACCAAACTAATGATGCTATCGGTTCATAAACCAAGTGCCACTTACAGCTGAACATTGTCCCTTGGCAAAGCTACGATAACAAGTTCAGCTTGAAACTCCCTAATTGCTTCAGGTGGAAATGTTAGTTAATGATTCAGAGAAAAAATCACTACAAACGTATCCACTCATTTATGACTGTGTAAGAAGCAGTAGTGCGTTCAATAAAAGGAATCATAAGATGATTATACAACAATGTCATTGAAAAGCATACCACATGCAAGAAATTCTGAACAAGAGTCTGAAGGCATATACAGTTCCTATGCATTGAGCTGTTTGGGTTGGCAAAATCTTCACATTCGTCTCGCAAGCAACAACAAACTGCACCCATTATATCTCCAACCTATGATGGTAACTCAAAAACCGTTTCAAGTGTCATTGACGATCCCCAATTGTCTCTATTTCCTGATTGTGGAAGCAAAAGTTGTGGTGATCAGAACTTGGGGTAACTAAATAGAACTGAGAAAAGGCCTCAGCAATCAAATGAAGAAGCGAGCCAACTGGGCACCCGCTCTTTTCAGGAAACCCCGAATGAGTGAATGCCCTTTCTGATCAAAGCCTTAAGAAAAAAGAGTATGATGTTCGACACCTGTAAGAGTGAAGACAACTAAACTATCAGAACTAAGATATATACAAAACGGATGGTATATTTTAGAAGTGACACCATACTTCCAAGCTTGCAGCTCCTGAAGAAATACACCTAACTCCAAACAATTCTTGTGGGCTATATGGATACTCAATATTCATTCAACTCCACTTGGACCCTTTTATTTCCAAAATTTAGAGTGCCCAATACAGTAGTTAAAAGTGATATCTTTTTATGCAATTGTGAAACTCCACGAAAAAATTTACTTCCTCTGAGAATCATGCCACTGCATAGCACCTAATTGGCGCGGAGCATAAATAGGTTCTAAATAATGAATTTCTTAACACAATACGCTAAAAAGGCAGCAcggtgcactaaaactcccgCTATAGCGGGGTCCGTGGAATGGCCGGACCACAAGGGTTTTtagtacgcaaccttaccttgctttTTTTAATACAATACACTGTTTGAGCAAAAGCTACTGGGTTCGGCTGAACCTGTATCTGAGCTTCTGCCATGAATTCAATCAGAACTTAAAACAACAAACACTAAAGGAGAATTACAGaaagtaatactataaataaatctTCATAAATTTCCATGAATTAGAGAAAACATTACTGTTTTTCCTCCTATTGTCTTAATGGGCAACTGGGCATCAAGGGGTTCATTCACACAATCATAGTAAAGCCACCATAAATGATCAGCTCAAAAAAGCTCAATTGTCACAATCATAAAGCAAACGGGAAAAACCAAGAATTGGGTAGTTTCAATTGCAGATTAATCCATTCTCGAGTCAAAGGACATAACTTCAACGCATAAAGTGGGTTCTAGATAATGAATTTCTTAACACAATACACTAAAAGGGCTGCCCAgtacactaaagctcccgctatgcacggGGTACGGGGAAGGGCCGAACCACAAGGGTCTGTAGTACACAGCCTTATCTCGCATTTCTTAACACAAAATACACTGTCTGAGAAAAAGTTACTACCATGAATTCAATGAGAACTTGAAACGGCAGAGGAGAATTACAGAAAGTAGGTACTATAAATAAAACTTTCAACATATTCCATGGATAAGAGAAAAGATTACTTTGTTTTTTTGGTCCaattatcgtaatgggcatcaaGGGGTTCATTCACAGAATCGCAGATAAATGATCAGCTGAATGGTCACAGTCATAAGATAAACAGGCAAAACCACGAATCGGGTAATTTTAATTTCAGATTAATCTATTCTTGAGTCAAAAGAAGATAACTTAACGCAGATATATCTGTTAATCAACGAATTCAGATAATACCCATTTACGATAGATAACAAGATCAAAGAAGTAATTAAGAAAAGGGATAAAGAAAAGAACCTCAAAATTATGGAGAGAGGAAAAGCGATAGAAGGAATGATTGATTGTGTTGGAGAAAAGAGAGAAGCCAAGAATTGTTGAAACCGGAGGCTGTTTCGGATTTGTTTATTTGGGATTATTTAGCTAATTAGCTTGTTTCTTGTATTTTGTTGTATAAAAGGGAGAGGGACAATGTTGAAGTTTTTCGCCAACATCAGCAAGGATACGCGTTAGAATtacacaactatttttttttttttttggtttcccactATCTCCACCGCCGACAATCACGAAACTAATCTTTCATTTCTCAATCAGCATATTTTACGATAAGAAACTGGCCACAGAATTTGCTCCATTGTTAAAATTACACAACTAATTACCTCAACCCACAtgcttctctctttttttcccattctttttttaaggaaaaaacgtCTAAATTTGCTATTCTAATTTGGGAaaaggtttgattttattttttgttaaaattttgattcatttatatatttattattgcaattttggctcaaaatttattcatattcaataatatattaatattatattaaaaaaatatttaaatttattgataTGACTAGTAAATGTACTCGCATCCACCTGAAACTATTCAATAATTTAGAACATCATATTTATTAATAATGATTATTTTAATCTTTCATTTATTCTCTATAGATAATTTATAACATCATATTtattagagaaaatacatcatttccCTTGAACTTATCCGCTCaaacttactttagcactctaacttaacttataattatttatctccttaacaactttcaaatgaattaaatacaacctcaaaatcataatccCAGTCTCACAACTGAGAGTGTACTATACATGCGTCATGTCATTGCCAAatttaggggtgtacaaaccgaaccattaagtcaaaccgaaccgaggAATCAAATCAAACCGAGGAAAAAAaacgacttatggtttggtttgattggtttggtgttcaaaaaaaaaaacgatcattttttgtttggtttggtattagcaaaaataaaatcaaaccgaacctaaaccgaaccgacataatacatatataattttaattttttatacgtaaaaaaatattacttataatctactttctaattacttttataacttttttatattcagaaaatagatatatattcttgggcctttagTTGTAATATTTAGGGAAAAAGACATGAActgaccattttaaaaagaaatgccccacactatgaaaatatggacaattggAGTCAGTCGAcccaatttatttcctttttttagctACTTGGCCCAAAACCACTCTCCTTACacaattaagaaaattaaatgttttttatagttgttactcttaaatcacttttcttttctaaatatactttctcaagtcttctttttttctcctctattatgcatcgatcaatttactgtattttatgatcaatatcaaaaattgatttgttgtttcttgtattgGAGTATTGAAAACTATGGACATGAaggaaaaaatagg comes from Capsicum annuum cultivar UCD-10X-F1 chromosome 2, UCD10Xv1.1, whole genome shotgun sequence and encodes:
- the LOC107858721 gene encoding E3 ubiquitin-protein ligase At3g02290 isoform X2; translation: MGAVCCCLRDECEDFANPNSSMHRNCICLQTLVQNFLHVYASLFPRGGRHVVPSSDQGAASLSSTASNNDSLSDMYRSPPRPLPYDADPRYFRLQQDGQIPRMEKGSSHSHEETEPLQRSFDDPESLSDVKKWSQPTFEEGSKEYNKSSVEFSTAKMASGDAHIYYYSEDEDVCPTCLEGGHRFKSWTQPMAEMQCKVRLRS
- the LOC107858721 gene encoding E3 ubiquitin-protein ligase At3g02290 isoform X3, with protein sequence MGAVCCCLRDECEDFANPNSSMHRNCICLQTLVQNFLHVYASLFPRGGRHVVPSSDQGAASLSSTASNNDSLSDMYRSPPRPLPYDADPRYFRLQQDGQIPRMEKGSSHSHEETEPLQRSFDDPESLSDVKKWSQPTFEEGSKEYNKSSVEFSTAKMASGDAHIYYYSEDEDVCPTCLEGDGI
- the LOC107858721 gene encoding E3 ubiquitin-protein ligase At3g02290 isoform X1, which produces MGAVCCCLRDECEDFANPNSSMHRNCICLQTLVQNFLHVYASLFPRGGRHVVPSSDQGAASLSSTASNNDSLSDMYRSPPRPLPYDADPRYFRLQQDGQIPRMEKGSSHSHEETEPLQRSFDDPESLSDVKKWSQPTFEEGSKEYNKSSVEFSTAKMASGDAHIYYYSEDEDVCPTCLEEYTRFSMNNFYTNKFFYLFKVSIPHFREGECTICFDDMIIQKLFRLEEYKS